The following coding sequences are from one Mastomys coucha isolate ucsf_1 unplaced genomic scaffold, UCSF_Mcou_1 pScaffold9, whole genome shotgun sequence window:
- the Myoz1 gene encoding myozenin-1: protein MPLSGTPAPNKRRKSSKLIMELTGGGRESSGLNLGKKISVPRDVMLEELSLLTNRGSKMFKLRQMRVEKFIYENHPDVFSDSSMDHFQKFLPTVGGQLETAGQGFSYGKGSSGGQAGGSGSAGQYGSDHHQQGSGFGAGGSGGPGGQAGGGRGAPGTVGVGEPGSGDQAGGDGKHITVFKTYISPWDRAMGVDPQQKVELGIDLLAYGAKAELPKYKSFNRTAMPYGGYEKASKRMTFQMPKFDLGPLLSEPLVLYNQNLSNRPSFNRTPIPWLSSGEHVDYNVDIGIPLDGETEEL from the exons ATGCCGCTCTCGGGAACCCCGGCCCCTAACAAGAGAAGGAAGTCAAGCAAACTGATTATGGAGCTCACTGGAG GTGGCCGGGAGAGCTCAGGCCTGAACCTGGGCAAGAAGATCAGTGTCCCAAGGgatgtgatgctggaggagctgtcACTCCTTACCAACCGAGGCTCCAAGATGTTCAAGCTGCGGCAGATGCGGGTGGAGAAATTTATCTATGAGAACCACCCCGATGTTTTCTCTGACAGCTCAATG GATCACTTCCAGAAGTTTCTTCCCACCGTGGGAGGACAGCTGGAGACAGCTGGTCAGGGCTTCTCCTATGGCAAGGGCAGCAGCGGAGGCCAGGCTGGGGGCAGTGGCTCTGCTGGACAGTATGGCTCTGACCACCATCAGCAGGGCTCTGGGTTTGGAGCTGGGGGTTCAGGTGGTCCTGGAGGCCAGGCTGGTGGTGGAAGAGGAGCTCCTGGCACAGTAGGGGTTGGAGAGCCCGGATCAG GTGACCAGGCAGGTGGAGATGGAAAACATATCACTGTGTTCAAGACTTATATTTCCCCATGGGATCGGGCCATGGGGGTTGACCCTCAGCAAAAAGTGGAACTTGGCATTGACCTACTGGCATATGGGGCCAAAGCTGAACTCCCCAAATATAAGTCCTTCAACAG gacagCAATGCCCTACGGTGGATATGAGAAGGCCTCCAAACGAATGACCTTCCAGATGCCCAAGTTTGACCTGGGGCCTCTGCTGAGTGAACCACTGGTCCTCTACAACCAGAACCTCTCCAACAGGCCTTCTTTCAATCGAACCCCTATTCCCTGGTTGAGCTCTGGGGAGCATGTAGACTACAATGTGGATATTGGTATCCCCTtggatggagagacagaggagcTGTGA